One genomic window of Quadrisphaera setariae includes the following:
- the hisN gene encoding histidinol-phosphatase encodes MPGYDDDLRLAHVIADAVDNLTTTRFKARDLVVDTKPDLTPVTDADRAAEEIVRSQLSRTRSRDGFVGEESGVSKGSSGRQWVVDPIDGTKNFVRGVPVWATLIALLDDGVPVLGVVSAPALNRRWWAAQGTGAYTGPRLSSAKRLQVSRVAALSDASLSHSEIWEWEEAGRLEGFLDLTKKVWRTRGYGDFWSYVLVAEGAADIACEPELELYDMAALVPVVTEAGGRFTSLAGEDGPHGGNAVATNGLLHDEVLGLLQRR; translated from the coding sequence GTGCCCGGTTATGACGACGACCTGAGGCTCGCGCACGTCATCGCCGACGCCGTGGACAACCTCACCACCACCCGCTTCAAGGCCCGCGACCTCGTGGTCGACACGAAGCCCGACCTGACCCCCGTCACCGACGCCGACAGGGCGGCGGAGGAGATCGTCAGGTCGCAGCTGAGCCGCACCCGCAGCCGCGACGGCTTCGTGGGCGAGGAGAGCGGGGTCTCGAAGGGCTCCTCGGGGCGCCAGTGGGTGGTCGACCCGATCGACGGCACCAAGAACTTCGTGCGCGGAGTACCCGTGTGGGCCACGCTCATCGCCCTCCTCGACGACGGTGTGCCCGTGCTCGGCGTGGTGTCCGCCCCGGCGCTGAACCGGCGCTGGTGGGCGGCGCAGGGCACCGGCGCGTACACCGGGCCGCGGCTGAGCTCGGCGAAGCGGCTGCAGGTGTCCAGGGTCGCCGCCCTGTCGGACGCGAGCCTGTCGCACTCCGAGATCTGGGAGTGGGAGGAGGCGGGCCGGCTGGAGGGCTTCCTGGACCTCACCAAGAAGGTGTGGCGCACCCGCGGCTACGGCGACTTCTGGAGCTACGTCCTGGTGGCCGAGGGCGCCGCGGACATCGCCTGCGAGCCCGAGCTGGAGCTGTACGACATGGCCGCGCTCGTCCCGGTGGTGACCGAGGCGGGCGGCCGGTTCACGTCGCTGGCCGGTGAGGACGGTCCGCACGGCGGCAACGCGGTGGCCACCAACGGGCTGCTGCACGACGAGGTGCTGGGGCTGCTGCAGCGGCGCTGA
- a CDS encoding YlbL family protein, whose translation MSEPRPEEPVEEPAEERGAEPDDADDLPPATRAQVRASARAVAALVCGAASVALVSVVALLPVPFAVEGPGPVRDVLSGEGDQRLITITGAQTYPTTGSLDLTTVSVRGGPGRSLDLGGQVAAWLDDDSAVLPEAALFPPGATEQQVDESNAAAFTDSQQSATVAALTELGYDVPVQVVVTDVVDSSGAAGKLRDGDVVTAVDGGAVTDAAVLRDAVRAVGVGKDADVRVERDGRAVDVAVPVGAGQDGSPVLGVLVRERAEPPVDVKIAVDQIGGPSAGMVFALGVVDLLTPGDMTGGKRFAGTGTIDSAGTVGAIGGIRQKLLGARAAGAEVFLAPQANCGEVTGHVPDGLRVVAVSTLADARRAVEELGKGQGQDLPGCS comes from the coding sequence GTGAGCGAGCCGCGTCCGGAGGAGCCGGTCGAGGAGCCGGCCGAGGAGCGCGGCGCCGAGCCGGACGACGCGGACGACCTGCCCCCGGCGACGCGGGCGCAGGTGCGCGCGTCGGCGCGTGCGGTCGCCGCGCTGGTCTGCGGCGCCGCGTCCGTCGCCCTGGTCTCGGTGGTCGCCCTGCTGCCGGTGCCGTTCGCCGTGGAGGGCCCCGGGCCCGTGCGCGACGTCCTGTCCGGCGAGGGCGACCAGCGCCTGATCACCATCACCGGCGCGCAGACCTACCCGACCACGGGCTCGCTCGACCTCACCACCGTCAGCGTCCGCGGCGGCCCGGGCCGCTCCCTCGACCTGGGCGGCCAGGTGGCCGCCTGGCTCGACGACGACAGCGCCGTGCTGCCGGAGGCCGCGCTGTTCCCGCCCGGGGCCACGGAGCAGCAGGTCGACGAGAGCAACGCCGCGGCGTTCACCGACTCCCAGCAGTCGGCGACCGTCGCGGCGCTCACCGAGCTCGGCTACGACGTGCCCGTGCAGGTGGTCGTCACCGACGTCGTCGACAGCTCCGGGGCGGCCGGGAAGCTGCGCGACGGCGACGTCGTCACCGCCGTCGACGGCGGCGCCGTCACCGACGCCGCGGTGCTGCGCGACGCCGTGAGGGCGGTGGGGGTCGGGAAGGACGCCGACGTGCGCGTGGAGCGCGACGGGAGGGCGGTGGACGTCGCGGTCCCGGTGGGGGCGGGGCAGGACGGCTCGCCCGTCCTGGGCGTGCTGGTGCGCGAGCGCGCCGAGCCGCCCGTGGACGTGAAGATCGCCGTCGACCAGATCGGCGGGCCCAGCGCCGGCATGGTGTTCGCCCTCGGCGTCGTGGACCTGCTGACCCCGGGAGACATGACCGGCGGGAAGCGGTTCGCGGGCACGGGCACCATCGACTCCGCCGGGACCGTCGGCGCCATCGGCGGGATCCGGCAGAAGCTGCTCGGGGCGCGCGCCGCCGGCGCGGAGGTCTTCCTCGCCCCGCAGGCGAACTGCGGCGAGGTGACCGGGCACGTCCCGGACGGGCTGCGGGTGGTGGCGGTGTCCACGCTCGCGGACGCTCGGCGTGCGGTGGAGGAGCTCGGGAAGGGGCAGGGCCAGGACCTGCCCGGCTGCTCCTGA
- a CDS encoding MFS transporter, which yields MSGEHPWRWRLAAAAFAFWATMLGTTLPTPLYGLYTQRLGLSALLQTTVFAAYALGVVAALVAAGQASDRFGRRPVLAVGLGFAAASAVVFLLPPTVPGLLLGRVLSGVSAGLFTGAATALVSELAPPRSARAASLVATAANIGGLGSGPLLAGAVAQLDWAPLVVPYAVHLALLALAGAALVVVPETVSGPVGERPAWRPLRPAVPSRARAAFVPAAVSGFAGFACLGLYSAAEPRVLGQLLDVSAPLAAGAVAALIFAASVGGQVATARLAPASVLPAGCAALLAGTALLAASLELVSLPLLLLATAVLGAAQGACFRAGVAEVGAAAPPQRRAEVVSTLFVVFYVAISVPVVGVGALADSAGLRVAVLALAGLAGGLAAAALVLLLVRRRRTAVTQG from the coding sequence GTGTCCGGTGAGCACCCCTGGCGCTGGCGGCTGGCCGCAGCGGCGTTCGCGTTCTGGGCCACGATGCTCGGCACCACGCTGCCGACCCCGCTCTACGGCCTCTACACGCAGCGCCTCGGGCTGTCCGCCCTGCTGCAGACCACCGTCTTCGCCGCCTACGCCCTCGGCGTGGTCGCCGCGCTCGTCGCCGCCGGGCAGGCCAGCGACAGGTTCGGCCGGCGCCCGGTGCTGGCCGTCGGCCTGGGCTTCGCCGCGGCGTCCGCCGTCGTCTTCCTCCTGCCGCCGACGGTGCCGGGGCTGCTGCTCGGGCGGGTGCTGTCGGGGGTGTCCGCGGGCCTGTTCACCGGTGCCGCGACCGCGCTCGTCTCCGAGCTGGCACCCCCTCGCTCGGCCCGCGCCGCCTCCCTCGTGGCCACCGCCGCCAACATCGGCGGGCTCGGCTCCGGGCCGCTGCTCGCCGGCGCCGTGGCCCAGCTCGACTGGGCCCCGCTGGTGGTGCCCTACGCGGTGCACCTCGCGCTGCTGGCGCTGGCCGGGGCCGCGCTCGTCGTCGTCCCCGAGACCGTCAGCGGACCGGTGGGGGAGCGCCCCGCCTGGCGCCCGCTGCGACCGGCCGTGCCGAGCCGGGCGCGGGCGGCGTTCGTGCCGGCGGCCGTGAGCGGCTTCGCGGGGTTCGCCTGCCTCGGGCTGTACTCCGCGGCGGAGCCGCGCGTGCTGGGCCAGCTGCTGGACGTCAGCGCCCCGCTCGCCGCCGGAGCCGTGGCAGCGCTCATCTTCGCGGCCTCGGTGGGCGGCCAGGTCGCCACGGCGCGCCTGGCGCCCGCGAGCGTGCTCCCCGCCGGCTGCGCCGCCCTCCTGGCGGGCACCGCTCTGCTCGCGGCGAGCCTCGAGCTGGTCTCGCTGCCGCTGCTCCTGCTCGCCACCGCGGTGCTCGGTGCGGCGCAGGGCGCGTGCTTCCGCGCCGGGGTGGCCGAGGTGGGTGCGGCGGCACCGCCGCAGCGCCGGGCGGAGGTGGTCTCCACGCTGTTCGTCGTCTTCTACGTCGCCATCTCCGTGCCCGTGGTGGGGGTCGGGGCCCTGGCCGACTCCGCGGGGCTGCGCGTCGCCGTGCTCGCCCTGGCAGGGCTCGCGGGCGGGCTCGCGGCGGCCGCCCTCGTCCTGCTGCTCGTGCGCCGCCGCCGGACCGCGGTGACGCAGGGGTAG
- a CDS encoding UPF0182 family membrane protein has product MPVLVGVAVLVLLVSLVASVATEVLWFNQLGFSRVYLTQLALRVGLFVVAGALMAAAVVVSMTLAYKHRPVYAPVPGPAASLDRYREGLEPLRRVLTVVLPLLLGLFAGSAASSRWETVLLWWNRTSFGQVDPVFGHDIGLYVFTIPFVRFAVGLLTAVVLLAGIAGAITLYLYGALRLSGPGARTTVAARVQLASTAAVLVGLQAVSYWLDRYSTLTNTHVRFAGASYTDVAVVVPARGILAIAAVICAVLFVVTAVRGGWRFPAAGVGLLVVVAVVAAGIVPAVVQRVQVVPNEARVEAPYIEDNIRATRAAFGLDGTDVTQYDPAQTAAPGALSADAGTTASIRIMDPAVVSPTFGQNQQVRNFYQFASPLDVDRYAIEGRDQDVVVALRELNLNNVGNQSWVNTRTQYTHGYGLVAAAGNQQGTNGLPDYLEGGIPSTGSLPEYEPRIYFGEYSPEYSIVGGPAAAPGDGNEIDYPTESGEARYTFQGSGGPGVGNIVERALYAIKFRDANILLSSAINPQSQILYDRNPRERVQKVAPFLTLDGDPYPTIVGDRIKWVVDGYTTSEEYPYSQPQVLQDATQDTLTTPTGTIAALPPNQVNYLRNSVKATVDAYDGSVELYAWDESDPVLRAWQKAFPDAVKPLQQMSGDLMAHVRYPEDLFKVQRTVLSSYHVTDPGSFFSQQDFWRVPDDPTRQGTAPGGGTEAAAQPPYYLTLQMPGQGEEAFSLTSTYIPRSQQGQAGRNILTGFLAVDADAGSTDGQKKPGYGQLRLLQMPTDGTVEGPGQVQADINSNTEISQELNLLRQGGTEVINGNLLTLPVGDGLLYVQPVYIRSTGETSYPVLRRVITSFGDQIGFAPTLDEALDEVFGGNSGVTGPDAGQGSGDQPAPGASGSPGASPSQGTSPSQAPSSSATGAPVPESVRAALQEAVAAEGEAQRALQNGDFAAYGQAQAKLKAALDKAVAAEAAATASPSATPAG; this is encoded by the coding sequence GTGCCCGTGCTCGTCGGCGTCGCCGTCCTGGTGCTGCTCGTCAGCCTGGTCGCGTCCGTGGCCACCGAGGTCCTCTGGTTCAACCAGCTCGGCTTCAGCAGGGTCTACCTGACCCAGCTGGCCCTGCGCGTGGGCCTGTTCGTCGTGGCCGGCGCGCTCATGGCCGCCGCCGTGGTGGTGAGCATGACGCTCGCCTACAAGCACCGGCCCGTCTACGCGCCCGTGCCCGGGCCCGCCGCAAGCCTCGACAGGTACCGCGAGGGCCTGGAGCCGCTGCGCCGCGTGCTCACCGTGGTGCTCCCGCTGCTGCTCGGCCTGTTCGCCGGGTCCGCCGCGTCCAGCCGGTGGGAGACCGTGCTGCTGTGGTGGAACCGCACCTCGTTCGGCCAGGTCGACCCCGTGTTCGGCCACGACATCGGCCTGTACGTCTTCACCATCCCGTTCGTGCGCTTCGCCGTCGGGCTGCTCACGGCGGTCGTGCTGCTGGCGGGCATCGCCGGCGCCATCACGCTGTACCTGTACGGCGCGCTGCGCCTGTCCGGCCCCGGTGCTCGCACCACGGTGGCCGCCCGCGTGCAACTGGCCTCCACCGCAGCGGTGCTCGTGGGCCTGCAGGCCGTCAGCTACTGGCTCGACAGGTACTCCACGCTCACCAACACCCACGTCCGCTTCGCGGGCGCCAGCTACACCGACGTGGCCGTGGTGGTGCCCGCTCGCGGCATCCTCGCGATCGCCGCGGTCATCTGCGCGGTCCTCTTCGTCGTCACCGCCGTGCGCGGCGGCTGGCGCTTCCCGGCTGCGGGCGTGGGCCTGCTCGTCGTCGTCGCCGTGGTGGCCGCGGGCATCGTGCCGGCGGTGGTCCAGCGCGTGCAGGTGGTGCCCAACGAGGCCCGCGTCGAGGCGCCGTACATCGAGGACAACATCCGGGCCACGCGGGCGGCGTTCGGCCTCGACGGCACCGACGTCACCCAGTACGACCCGGCGCAGACGGCGGCCCCCGGTGCGCTGTCCGCGGACGCCGGCACCACCGCGAGCATCCGCATCATGGACCCCGCCGTGGTGAGCCCCACCTTCGGCCAGAACCAGCAGGTCAGGAACTTCTACCAGTTCGCCAGCCCGCTGGACGTCGACCGGTACGCCATCGAGGGTCGCGACCAGGACGTCGTGGTGGCCCTGCGCGAGCTCAACCTCAACAACGTCGGCAACCAGTCGTGGGTCAACACCCGCACCCAGTACACGCACGGGTACGGCCTCGTGGCTGCAGCCGGCAACCAGCAGGGCACCAACGGCCTGCCCGACTACCTCGAGGGCGGCATCCCCAGCACCGGCTCGCTGCCGGAGTACGAGCCGCGCATCTACTTCGGGGAGTACAGCCCGGAGTACTCCATCGTCGGAGGCCCGGCGGCCGCGCCGGGCGACGGCAACGAGATCGACTACCCCACCGAGAGCGGCGAGGCCCGCTACACGTTCCAGGGGAGCGGCGGACCCGGCGTGGGCAACATCGTGGAGCGGGCGCTGTACGCGATCAAGTTCCGCGACGCCAACATCCTCCTGTCCAGCGCCATCAACCCCCAGAGCCAGATCCTCTACGACCGCAACCCCCGCGAGCGGGTGCAGAAGGTCGCGCCGTTCCTCACCCTCGACGGCGACCCGTACCCGACGATCGTCGGCGACCGGATCAAGTGGGTCGTCGACGGCTACACCACGTCGGAGGAGTACCCCTACTCCCAGCCGCAGGTGCTGCAGGACGCCACGCAGGACACGCTCACCACCCCCACCGGCACCATCGCCGCCCTGCCCCCCAACCAGGTCAACTACCTGCGCAACTCCGTCAAGGCGACGGTGGACGCCTACGACGGCAGCGTGGAGCTGTACGCGTGGGACGAGTCCGACCCGGTCCTGCGCGCCTGGCAGAAGGCCTTCCCCGACGCCGTGAAGCCGCTGCAGCAGATGTCGGGCGACCTCATGGCGCACGTGCGCTACCCCGAGGACCTCTTCAAGGTCCAGCGCACCGTGCTGTCCAGCTACCACGTGACCGACCCGGGCTCGTTCTTCTCCCAGCAGGACTTCTGGCGCGTCCCCGACGACCCGACGCGCCAGGGGACGGCCCCCGGCGGCGGCACGGAGGCCGCAGCGCAGCCGCCGTACTACCTGACGCTGCAGATGCCCGGCCAGGGCGAGGAGGCGTTCTCGCTGACCTCGACCTACATCCCCCGGAGCCAGCAGGGACAGGCGGGGCGCAACATCCTCACCGGCTTCCTCGCTGTGGACGCCGACGCCGGCTCCACGGACGGGCAGAAGAAGCCCGGTTACGGGCAGCTCCGCCTCCTGCAGATGCCGACCGACGGCACCGTGGAGGGTCCCGGCCAGGTGCAGGCGGACATCAACTCCAACACCGAGATCTCCCAGGAGCTGAACCTGCTGCGGCAGGGAGGCACCGAGGTCATCAACGGCAACCTGCTGACGCTGCCCGTCGGTGACGGCCTCCTCTACGTGCAGCCGGTCTACATCCGCTCCACCGGAGAGACGTCCTACCCGGTGCTGCGCCGGGTGATCACCTCCTTCGGAGACCAGATCGGCTTCGCCCCCACCCTCGACGAGGCGCTGGACGAGGTCTTCGGCGGCAACTCCGGGGTGACCGGTCCGGATGCCGGGCAGGGCTCGGGCGACCAGCCCGCGCCGGGTGCCTCGGGGTCGCCGGGAGCCTCGCCGAGCCAGGGCACCTCGCCCTCGCAGGCGCCGAGCAGCAGCGCCACCGGGGCACCAGTGCCCGAGAGCGTCCGCGCGGCGCTGCAGGAGGCCGTGGCCGCCGAGGGCGAGGCGCAGCGCGCCTTGCAGAACGGCGACTTCGCCGCGTACGGGCAGGCGCAGGCGAAGCTCAAGGCGGCGCTCGACAAGGCGGTGGCCGCTGAGGCGGCCGCCACCGCCTCGCCGTCGGCGACACCCGCCGGCTGA
- a CDS encoding DUF2087 domain-containing protein yields the protein MVPAPHGSSSGSTDGAIGEPLQQALAAREKVLRAFLDADGRLTSIPVKRAKRLVVLDLIARVFEPGERYPELEVNALLRAFHDDVAALRRYLVDEGFLDRADGVYWRTGGSVDL from the coding sequence GTGGTCCCCGCACCTCACGGCAGCTCGAGCGGCAGCACCGACGGCGCCATCGGCGAACCGCTGCAGCAGGCCCTGGCCGCTCGGGAGAAGGTGCTGCGCGCCTTCCTGGACGCCGACGGGCGCCTGACCTCCATCCCCGTCAAGCGCGCGAAGCGCCTCGTGGTGCTCGACCTCATCGCCAGGGTCTTCGAGCCGGGGGAGCGCTACCCCGAGCTGGAGGTCAACGCGCTCCTGCGGGCCTTCCACGACGACGTCGCCGCACTGCGCCGCTACCTCGTCGACGAGGGCTTCCTCGACAGGGCCGACGGCGTCTACTGGCGCACCGGCGGTTCGGTCGACCTCTGA
- a CDS encoding acyl-CoA dehydrogenase family protein gives MTLLDDALSSTSSRTAPTSTASTASTAGTGPVRSGRPAVGHLIAGAEHWRTSPRPSDAAGWLLRAEDVAAQLRRGAVERDRAGGHPREEVDLLKASGLVTLLGPAEHGGAAQSWETALRVVRTVARGDGSIGQLLGYHYLWAWAARLVGTEEQITAVEQLYTAGELLFGGAVNPRDGDLVITEDGDELVFHGRKSFSTGGVVSDLTVLEGVVDGTDTHVFAIVPTDQPGIVFNDDWDNLGQRLTESGSVRVDGVRVPWAAAAGFVDGVFQPLTYNTLNVPTIQVVFANFYLGIAQGALQRAAEYTRTTTRAWPYGGDDKESATQEWYVLEGYGELATKLWADEALLDAVGAEASAVLHAPREGLTERRRGELAVRIAAAKVRTVDDGLEVATKVFELTGARASANAVGLDVHWRNLRTHSLHDPLPYKKREVGGFVLLDEVPEPTWYT, from the coding sequence ATGACCCTCCTCGACGACGCCCTGTCCAGCACGTCCTCCCGCACGGCGCCCACCTCGACCGCGTCGACCGCGTCGACCGCCGGCACGGGCCCGGTCCGCAGCGGCCGGCCCGCGGTCGGCCACCTCATCGCCGGCGCCGAGCACTGGCGCACGTCACCCCGCCCCTCCGACGCCGCGGGCTGGCTCCTGCGCGCCGAGGACGTCGCCGCGCAGCTGCGCCGCGGCGCCGTCGAGCGCGACCGCGCCGGCGGGCACCCCCGCGAGGAGGTCGACCTGCTCAAGGCCTCCGGCCTGGTCACCCTCCTCGGCCCGGCCGAGCACGGCGGAGCCGCCCAGAGCTGGGAGACCGCCCTGCGCGTGGTGCGGACCGTGGCCCGCGGCGACGGCTCGATCGGGCAGCTCCTCGGCTACCACTACCTGTGGGCGTGGGCGGCGAGGCTGGTCGGCACCGAGGAGCAGATCACCGCGGTCGAGCAGCTGTACACGGCAGGGGAGCTGCTCTTCGGCGGAGCCGTCAACCCCCGCGACGGCGACCTCGTCATCACCGAGGACGGCGACGAGCTCGTCTTCCACGGCCGCAAGTCGTTCTCCACCGGTGGCGTGGTCTCCGACCTCACCGTGCTCGAGGGCGTCGTCGACGGCACGGACACCCACGTCTTCGCGATCGTGCCGACCGACCAGCCCGGCATCGTCTTCAACGACGACTGGGACAACCTCGGGCAGCGGCTCACCGAGAGCGGCTCGGTGCGGGTCGACGGGGTCCGCGTGCCCTGGGCGGCCGCGGCCGGGTTCGTCGACGGGGTGTTCCAGCCGCTGACGTACAACACGCTCAACGTGCCGACCATCCAGGTCGTCTTCGCCAACTTCTACCTGGGCATCGCCCAGGGTGCCCTGCAGCGGGCCGCGGAGTACACCCGCACCACCACCCGCGCCTGGCCGTACGGCGGTGACGACAAGGAGTCCGCCACGCAGGAGTGGTACGTGCTGGAGGGCTACGGCGAGCTCGCCACGAAGCTGTGGGCCGACGAGGCCCTGCTCGACGCCGTGGGCGCCGAGGCGAGCGCGGTGCTCCACGCACCGCGCGAGGGGCTCACCGAGCGTCGCCGCGGTGAGCTGGCGGTCCGCATCGCGGCCGCCAAGGTCCGCACCGTCGACGACGGCCTGGAGGTGGCCACCAAGGTGTTCGAGCTGACCGGAGCCCGGGCCAGCGCCAACGCCGTCGGGCTGGACGTGCACTGGCGCAACCTGCGCACCCACAGCCTCCACGACCCGCTGCCGTACAAGAAGCGGGAGGTGGGGGGCTTCGTGCTGCTCGACGAGGTGCCCGAGCCGACCTGGTACACGTGA
- the rsgA gene encoding ribosome small subunit-dependent GTPase A, with amino-acid sequence MAGRSDRQMGDERRRASGYDERDVRVRPNRRGSRPRTKDRPDHADAVPARVLTIDRGRITTLVDEGAEGSGGRGEREVVAMRARELGRAGIAVGDRVGVVGDTSGEVDALARIVRIEERSSVLRRTADDTDPVERVLVGNADQLLVVTAVADPAPVQRMVDRCLAAAYDGGLQPVLVLTKADLGDPAEALAAWSALDVPVLVVRRRVLEDGTRALEGVDAVRERLTGHESVLVGPSGVGKSTLVNALVPGAGRATGTVNENTGRGRHTSSSAVALSLRDASGRRVGWVVDTPGVRSFGLAHLTPERLLRAFSDLEPGTADCPRGCTHDDAESTGCALDAYVASGAAGEAGPARLDSLRRLLRSRSGEADLR; translated from the coding sequence ATGGCCGGACGCTCCGACAGGCAGATGGGCGACGAGCGCCGGCGCGCCTCCGGGTACGACGAGCGCGACGTGCGGGTCAGGCCCAACCGGCGCGGCTCGCGACCGCGCACCAAGGACCGTCCCGACCACGCCGACGCCGTGCCGGCGCGCGTGCTCACCATCGACAGGGGCCGCATCACCACCCTTGTCGATGAAGGAGCCGAGGGGTCCGGGGGCAGAGGCGAGCGCGAGGTGGTCGCGATGCGGGCCCGTGAGCTGGGGCGGGCGGGCATCGCGGTGGGCGACCGCGTGGGCGTGGTCGGCGACACCAGCGGCGAGGTGGACGCCCTCGCCCGCATCGTGCGGATCGAGGAGCGCAGCTCGGTGCTGCGGCGCACCGCCGACGACACCGACCCGGTCGAGCGGGTGCTCGTCGGGAACGCCGACCAGCTGCTCGTGGTGACGGCCGTGGCCGACCCGGCACCGGTGCAGCGCATGGTCGACAGGTGCCTGGCCGCCGCCTACGACGGCGGGCTGCAGCCGGTGCTCGTGCTCACCAAGGCCGACCTCGGCGACCCCGCCGAGGCGCTGGCCGCGTGGTCGGCGCTCGACGTGCCCGTCCTCGTGGTGCGCCGCCGGGTGCTGGAGGACGGCACGCGCGCGCTGGAGGGCGTGGACGCCGTGCGCGAGCGGCTGACCGGCCACGAGAGCGTGCTCGTCGGCCCCTCCGGCGTGGGGAAGTCGACGCTGGTCAACGCGCTCGTGCCCGGCGCGGGCCGGGCCACGGGCACCGTCAACGAGAACACGGGGCGGGGTCGGCACACGTCCAGCTCGGCCGTGGCCCTGTCGCTGCGCGACGCCTCGGGCCGGCGCGTCGGCTGGGTGGTGGACACCCCCGGCGTGCGCAGCTTCGGGCTGGCCCACCTCACGCCGGAGCGCCTGCTGCGCGCCTTCAGCGACCTGGAGCCCGGCACGGCCGACTGCCCGCGCGGGTGCACCCACGACGACGCCGAGAGCACCGGGTGCGCGCTCGACGCCTACGTGGCCTCCGGGGCGGCCGGGGAGGCCGGCCCGGCGCGCCTGGACTCGCTGCGGCGCCTGCTGCGCAGCCGCTCCGGGGAGGCCGACCTCCGCTGA